From the genome of Mycobacterium dioxanotrophicus, one region includes:
- a CDS encoding DUF1416 domain-containing protein, producing MCSAPKQGQTLPAGVDLEKETVITGRVVDGSGQAVGGAFVRLLDSSDEFTAEVVASATGDFRFFAAPGTWTLRALSPAGNGDASVAPTGAGIHEVDVKVA from the coding sequence ATGTGCTCTGCACCCAAGCAAGGACAGACGTTGCCGGCCGGCGTCGACCTGGAGAAGGAAACCGTGATCACGGGACGCGTGGTCGACGGCTCCGGCCAGGCAGTCGGCGGGGCGTTCGTACGCCTGCTCGACTCCTCCGACGAGTTCACCGCCGAGGTGGTGGCGTCGGCGACCGGTGACTTCCGCTTCTTCGCCGCGCCCGGCACCTGGACGCTGCGTGCGCTGTCGCCTGCCGGCAACGGTGACGCCAGCGTCGCGCCGACGGGTGCGGGCATCCACGAGGTCGACGTCAAGGTCGCCTAG
- the mshD gene encoding mycothiol synthase gives MTSINWRTSLSGADQQQIRALIATATERDGIAPVGDQVLRELGRDRTRHLVAADGDEVIGYLNLAPAGGDDPAMAELVVHPDARRQGTGSQLARAGLSAGGPGARIWAHGNLEPARALAAQLGLVIVRELLQMRRPLADLPPQRDVPGVTIRTYQGPQDDAELLRVNNAAFSWHPEQGGWTEQDIVERRHEAWFDPTGLFLAFEARTRGGPESFRTRGGPESSRTRGGPESPARLLGFHWTKIHAGGLPDGSGLGEVYVVGVDPSAQGRGLGSLLTLTGLHHLAAALSGTSQPVVMLYVEANNSAAVNTYRKLGFEVAVVDAAYGPSQRD, from the coding sequence GTGACGTCGATCAACTGGCGCACATCTTTGTCCGGCGCCGATCAGCAGCAGATCCGCGCCCTCATCGCGACGGCGACGGAGCGCGACGGGATCGCGCCGGTCGGTGATCAGGTGTTGCGCGAGCTCGGCCGTGACCGGACCCGTCATCTTGTCGCTGCCGACGGCGACGAGGTGATCGGCTACCTCAACTTGGCCCCGGCCGGCGGTGACGATCCGGCGATGGCCGAGCTGGTGGTGCACCCCGATGCCAGGCGGCAGGGGACCGGGTCGCAGCTGGCCCGCGCGGGGCTCTCCGCAGGCGGGCCCGGCGCCAGGATCTGGGCACACGGCAACCTCGAACCCGCCCGGGCCCTGGCGGCCCAACTGGGATTGGTCATCGTCCGGGAACTGCTGCAGATGCGTCGTCCGCTGGCCGACCTGCCTCCGCAGCGGGACGTCCCCGGCGTGACGATCAGGACGTATCAGGGGCCGCAGGACGACGCCGAGCTGCTCCGCGTCAATAATGCGGCCTTCTCATGGCACCCCGAGCAGGGCGGCTGGACCGAGCAGGACATCGTCGAACGTCGCCACGAGGCGTGGTTCGACCCCACGGGTCTGTTTCTGGCGTTCGAGGCCCGCACGCGAGGAGGACCAGAATCGTTCCGCACGCGAGGAGGACCAGAATCGTCCCGCACGCGAGGAGGACCAGAATCACCCGCACGCCTGCTGGGTTTCCACTGGACGAAGATCCACGCCGGTGGTCTGCCGGACGGCTCCGGGCTCGGCGAGGTGTACGTGGTGGGCGTCGATCCATCGGCGCAGGGCCGCGGGCTGGGATCCCTGTTGACCTTGACCGGGCTGCATCACCTCGCGGCGGCGCTATCAGGGACTTCACAGCCTGTGGTCATGCTTTACGTCGAGGCAAATAACTCGGCGGCGGTGAACACTTACCGAAAACTCGGTTTCGAGGTGGCTGTTGTCGATGCGGCCTATGGGCCCTCGCAGCGCGACTAG
- the pstS gene encoding phosphate ABC transporter substrate-binding protein PstS translates to MKLNSIGKRVGTPLGVFLSATAVAALTLTACGSDNNSGTKSSSAASGSAAASAECGGKNALTAEGSTAQQNAIALFNQAWGQACSGKNLSYNPTGSGAGREQFIAKQVDFAGSDSALSGDQVKAAADRCGGNPAWNLPLVFGPVALAYNLEGVDKLVVNGDVLAKIFQGQIKKWNDPAIAALNAGTTLPDVDIKPVYRSDSSGTTDNFQKYLSAAAPQAWTKGAGSEFQGGAGEGAQKSSGVVQAVQNTPGSIGYVEKGFADKAKLTAAQIDSGAGPVALTNDSAAKAIDAAKFAAEGNDLKLDLNSLYGSKEAGVYPLVLATYNIVCSKGYDADTSAAVKSFLTVAANQGQSGLGDAGYVPLPDAFKQRLLTSVNAIA, encoded by the coding sequence GTGAAGCTCAACAGCATTGGTAAGCGGGTCGGCACTCCGCTGGGAGTGTTCTTGTCTGCGACGGCCGTCGCCGCGCTGACCCTGACCGCGTGCGGCAGCGACAACAACAGCGGCACCAAGTCGAGCTCCGCGGCCTCCGGGAGCGCTGCGGCTTCGGCGGAGTGCGGTGGCAAGAACGCGCTGACCGCGGAAGGCTCGACGGCCCAGCAGAACGCCATCGCGCTGTTCAACCAGGCTTGGGGTCAGGCGTGCTCGGGCAAGAACCTGTCGTACAACCCGACCGGCTCGGGAGCGGGTCGTGAGCAGTTCATCGCCAAGCAGGTTGACTTCGCCGGCTCCGACTCGGCGCTGAGCGGCGATCAGGTCAAGGCTGCCGCGGATCGCTGCGGTGGAAACCCGGCCTGGAACCTGCCGCTCGTGTTCGGCCCGGTCGCGCTGGCCTACAACCTCGAGGGCGTCGACAAGCTCGTCGTCAACGGTGACGTGCTCGCCAAGATCTTCCAGGGCCAGATCAAGAAGTGGAACGACCCGGCCATCGCGGCGCTCAACGCCGGCACCACCCTGCCGGACGTCGACATCAAGCCGGTCTACCGCTCGGACTCCTCGGGCACCACCGACAACTTCCAGAAGTACCTGTCCGCCGCCGCTCCGCAGGCGTGGACCAAGGGTGCGGGCAGCGAGTTCCAGGGCGGCGCGGGCGAGGGTGCGCAGAAGTCCTCGGGCGTGGTGCAGGCCGTGCAGAACACCCCGGGATCGATCGGCTACGTGGAGAAGGGCTTCGCCGACAAGGCCAAGCTGACGGCCGCGCAGATCGACAGCGGTGCGGGCCCGGTCGCGCTGACCAACGACTCGGCGGCCAAGGCCATCGACGCCGCCAAGTTCGCCGCCGAGGGCAACGACCTCAAGCTCGACCTGAACTCGCTGTACGGCTCGAAGGAAGCCGGCGTGTACCCGCTGGTGCTGGCGACCTACAACATCGTCTGCTCCAAGGGCTACGACGCCGACACATCCGCAGCGGTCAAGTCGTTCCTGACGGTGGCCGCCAACCAGGGCCAGTCCGGGCTCGGCGACGCCGGTTACGTTCCGCTTCCGGACGCCTTCAAGCAGCGCCTGCTGACATCCGTCAACGCGATCGCTTAG
- a CDS encoding quinone oxidoreductase family protein — protein MKAAVVDHWGQVPTYTDAPEPEPRDGAEVVAVEASALTNLTRALISGKHYASKEIQLPAIPGVDGVARLADGRRVYTGALAPYGMMAERTLIDPSGAIEIPDALDSVTAAALPNPGVSAWTALADAGAVTTGDHLLVLGATGVTGATAVQLAKSVFGAGRVVVAGRDADRLQWLRSVGADDVIALGTEDLAARVETLHAEQPFDAVLDYLWGDPATQVLTALAASHPSAHYHATRFVQIGSMAGPTLELDAGVLRGNGITLCGVGIGSVSPEALLQARTEGLARMFAMVATGELQLRTQARPLAEVEQVWTDREPSGTRVVLTP, from the coding sequence ATGAAAGCCGCCGTCGTCGACCATTGGGGCCAGGTGCCCACCTACACCGACGCACCCGAGCCCGAGCCCCGAGACGGAGCCGAGGTGGTCGCCGTCGAGGCCTCCGCCCTGACCAACCTCACCCGGGCCCTGATATCGGGAAAGCACTACGCCAGCAAGGAGATACAGCTTCCGGCCATACCCGGCGTGGACGGCGTGGCCCGGCTGGCCGACGGGCGTCGCGTCTACACCGGTGCACTCGCGCCCTACGGCATGATGGCCGAACGCACCCTGATCGACCCGAGCGGCGCCATCGAGATCCCCGACGCGCTGGATTCCGTGACCGCCGCTGCCCTACCCAACCCGGGCGTCTCCGCGTGGACCGCGCTGGCCGACGCCGGCGCAGTCACGACCGGCGACCATCTGCTGGTGCTCGGCGCCACCGGAGTCACCGGCGCCACGGCCGTGCAACTCGCGAAGTCCGTGTTCGGCGCGGGCCGGGTGGTGGTCGCCGGCCGCGACGCCGACCGGCTGCAGTGGCTGCGCTCGGTCGGCGCCGACGACGTGATCGCCCTCGGCACAGAGGATCTCGCTGCCCGCGTCGAGACGCTCCACGCAGAGCAGCCGTTCGACGCCGTGCTCGACTACCTCTGGGGCGACCCGGCGACGCAGGTGCTGACAGCGTTGGCCGCAAGCCACCCGTCTGCGCACTACCACGCCACACGCTTCGTGCAGATCGGCTCGATGGCAGGGCCCACGCTCGAACTCGACGCCGGAGTGCTGCGCGGCAACGGCATCACCCTGTGCGGCGTGGGCATCGGCAGCGTATCGCCCGAGGCGCTGCTACAGGCCCGCACCGAAGGGCTGGCCCGCATGTTCGCCATGGTCGCCACAGGCGAGCTGCAGCTGCGCACCCAGGCCCGCCCGCTGGCTGAGGTCGAGCAGGTGTGGACCGACCGCGAACCGTCGGGAACCCGGGTGGTCCTGACTCCCTAG
- a CDS encoding DUF4395 domain-containing protein, whose product MSGPHLETAGQVDVRGPRFAAWVTTGALILILLVSGVSNVAAAVLLGLQAVVFAVGALGGPRRHPYGRVFATLVAPRLGPVTEREPVAPLKFAQLVGFAFAVVGTVGFALGVPALGLAATALALVAAFLNAAFGICLGCQIYPLVARFRRTPSPA is encoded by the coding sequence ATGTCAGGTCCCCACCTCGAGACAGCCGGTCAGGTCGACGTGCGCGGCCCGCGATTCGCCGCCTGGGTCACCACCGGTGCACTGATCCTCATCCTGCTGGTCTCCGGGGTCAGCAATGTCGCGGCGGCCGTGCTGCTCGGTCTGCAGGCGGTGGTGTTCGCCGTCGGCGCCCTCGGTGGTCCTCGCCGCCATCCCTACGGCCGGGTGTTCGCCACGCTCGTCGCGCCCCGTCTCGGACCCGTCACCGAACGTGAACCGGTTGCTCCGCTGAAGTTCGCTCAACTGGTCGGCTTCGCGTTCGCCGTCGTGGGTACCGTCGGTTTCGCGCTCGGCGTCCCCGCGCTGGGCTTGGCCGCCACCGCGTTGGCCTTGGTGGCAGCGTTCCTCAATGCCGCCTTCGGCATCTGCCTGGGCTGCCAGATCTACCCGCTGGTGGCTCGTTTCCGTCGCACACCAAGTCCCGCCTGA
- the lmeA gene encoding mannan chain length control protein LmeA translates to MPVRKLVIGFVATVLALVVAAVGVDFGAAIYAEYRLARTLRTVAALNWDPTAAILGFPFITQARRHQYNEVELRAIGVDHPVVGKASLEATMHHINLTEASWLIRPNAPMHIGKLESRIIIDSTHVGRFMGIDDLLVEAPSRETNDPTGGTTESGISSNQGLVFTGTPRAAGIDKRVSVTVDLSITGDDHSTLVMTATGVLTGAGTADQPVPEDKTAAVLAEFSSTITGQKLPFGIAPTSEGARGSDIIIEGIAEGVTVELSEFRQT, encoded by the coding sequence ATGCCGGTGCGGAAACTGGTGATCGGCTTCGTCGCGACCGTGCTTGCGCTCGTCGTGGCGGCCGTCGGCGTCGACTTCGGCGCCGCCATCTACGCCGAATACCGGCTGGCCCGCACGCTGCGCACGGTCGCGGCCCTGAACTGGGACCCCACCGCCGCAATCCTCGGATTCCCGTTCATCACCCAGGCTCGACGGCACCAGTACAACGAGGTGGAGCTGCGGGCGATCGGGGTGGACCACCCCGTGGTCGGCAAGGCATCGCTGGAAGCCACCATGCATCACATCAACCTGACCGAGGCTTCCTGGCTCATCCGGCCGAACGCCCCCATGCACATCGGCAAGCTGGAGAGCCGCATCATCATCGACTCCACCCATGTGGGGCGGTTCATGGGTATCGACGACCTGCTCGTGGAGGCCCCGTCCCGGGAAACCAACGACCCCACCGGCGGCACCACCGAATCGGGCATATCGAGCAATCAGGGCCTGGTGTTCACCGGTACTCCGAGGGCGGCGGGCATCGACAAGCGCGTCAGCGTCACGGTGGACCTGTCCATCACCGGCGATGACCACAGCACGCTGGTGATGACCGCCACCGGGGTACTCACCGGTGCAGGCACCGCCGACCAGCCGGTTCCCGAGGACAAGACCGCCGCGGTGCTCGCGGAGTTCAGCAGCACCATCACCGGACAGAAGCTGCCCTTCGGCATCGCCCCGACGAGCGAAGGCGCCCGCGGCTCCGACATCATCATCGAGGGCATCGCCGAGGGAGTAACCGTCGAGCTCAGCGAGTTCAGACAGACATGA
- the pstA gene encoding phosphate ABC transporter permease PstA, with protein sequence MSAPTLDQPVKAPAFQGVSVRRKLTNHLATVLVSASMLIALVPLLWVLWSAVTKGWTALTSPVWFTNSQSGMTAFAPGGGVYHALVGTLLQGVVCSIISIPIGVMVAVYLVEYGGGTRLGKLTTFMVDILTGVPSIVAALFIYALWVATLGFGRSGFAVSLSLVLLMIPVIVRATEEMLRIVPMDLREASYALGVPKWKTILRIVIPTALSGIVTGVMLALARVMGETAPLLILVGYAQAMNFDMFNGFMGSLPGMMYDQISAGAGANPVPTDRLWGAALTLILLIAVLNVAARLVAKIFAPKKF encoded by the coding sequence ATGAGCGCTCCGACACTCGACCAGCCGGTCAAGGCGCCCGCCTTCCAGGGCGTCAGCGTTCGTCGCAAGCTGACCAATCACCTGGCCACCGTCCTTGTTTCGGCCTCCATGCTGATCGCGTTGGTGCCCCTGCTGTGGGTGCTGTGGTCGGCGGTCACCAAGGGCTGGACCGCGCTGACGTCCCCGGTGTGGTTCACCAATTCCCAGTCGGGCATGACGGCGTTCGCGCCGGGCGGCGGTGTGTACCACGCTCTGGTCGGCACGCTGTTGCAGGGCGTCGTGTGCTCGATCATCTCGATTCCGATCGGGGTCATGGTCGCGGTGTACCTCGTCGAATACGGCGGCGGCACCCGGCTGGGCAAGCTCACCACCTTCATGGTCGACATCCTCACCGGTGTGCCGTCGATCGTCGCGGCCCTGTTCATCTATGCCTTGTGGGTCGCCACCCTTGGGTTCGGCCGGTCCGGCTTCGCGGTGTCACTGTCCTTGGTGCTGTTGATGATTCCGGTGATCGTGCGTGCCACCGAGGAGATGCTGCGCATCGTCCCGATGGACCTGCGCGAGGCCAGCTATGCGCTGGGTGTGCCGAAGTGGAAGACCATCCTGCGCATCGTGATCCCGACGGCGCTGTCGGGCATCGTCACCGGCGTCATGCTGGCACTGGCCCGCGTGATGGGGGAGACGGCTCCGCTGCTGATCCTGGTCGGTTACGCCCAGGCCATGAACTTCGACATGTTCAACGGGTTCATGGGATCGCTGCCGGGCATGATGTACGACCAGATCTCCGCGGGCGCGGGCGCCAACCCGGTGCCGACCGACCGGCTGTGGGGTGCGGCGCTGACGCTCATCCTGTTGATCGCGGTGCTCAATGTTGCGGCCCGGTTGGTCGCCAAAATCTTTGCCCCCAAGAAGTTCTAG
- a CDS encoding thioredoxin family protein, translating into MSTSMITVIAVLVAALGVAHVIGRLVTRRAGMLRAADDATAQLDTSDLGLSSTGPTILHFSAEWCGPCAGVRRVVDQVCAELPAVAHVEIDMDANPAAARRLSVLSLPTTFIFDAEGHQRHRTSGVPKAADLRAALKPLLA; encoded by the coding sequence ATGAGCACTTCCATGATCACCGTGATCGCGGTGCTGGTCGCCGCGCTGGGCGTGGCGCATGTGATCGGCCGGCTGGTGACCCGGCGCGCCGGGATGCTGCGGGCCGCCGACGACGCCACCGCGCAACTGGACACCTCCGACCTCGGGCTGTCCAGCACCGGACCGACCATCCTGCATTTCAGCGCGGAATGGTGCGGACCGTGCGCAGGCGTGCGCCGCGTGGTCGACCAGGTGTGCGCCGAGCTGCCTGCGGTGGCGCACGTGGAGATCGACATGGACGCGAATCCGGCAGCGGCGCGGCGTCTTTCGGTTTTGTCGCTGCCGACGACGTTCATCTTCGACGCCGAAGGGCATCAGCGGCACCGCACCAGCGGCGTGCCCAAGGCTGCTGACCTGCGCGCGGCGCTGAAACCGCTGTTGGCCTGA
- a CDS encoding sulfurtransferase: MARSDVLVSTEWAGNNLETPGVVFVEVDENTSAYDDEGHIPGAVKLDWKDDLQDAVKRDFVDQQQFSKLLSDKGISNDDTVVLYGGNNNWFAAYAYWYFKLYGHADVKLLDGGRKRWQLDARPLVKDAVSRPATSYSAKPQDHSIRAFRDDVIAAINVKNLVDVRSPDEFSGKILAPAHLPQEQSQRPGHIPGAINVPWSKAANEDGTFKSDEELAALYAAAGLDGEKETIAYCRIGERSSHTWFVLQELLGHQNVKNYDGSWTEYGSLVGAPIELGS; encoded by the coding sequence ATGGCACGCTCCGACGTCCTGGTCTCCACCGAATGGGCCGGGAACAATCTCGAAACTCCTGGCGTGGTATTCGTCGAGGTCGACGAGAACACCAGCGCTTATGACGACGAGGGACACATCCCCGGCGCCGTCAAGCTGGACTGGAAAGACGACCTGCAGGACGCCGTCAAGCGCGACTTCGTCGATCAGCAGCAGTTCTCGAAGCTGTTGAGCGACAAGGGCATCAGCAATGACGACACCGTGGTCCTGTACGGCGGCAACAACAACTGGTTCGCGGCATACGCCTACTGGTACTTCAAGTTGTACGGCCACGCCGACGTCAAGCTGCTCGACGGCGGCCGCAAGCGCTGGCAGCTCGACGCCCGCCCGCTGGTCAAGGACGCGGTCAGCCGCCCGGCAACGTCGTACTCGGCCAAGCCGCAGGACCACAGCATCCGCGCCTTCCGCGACGACGTGATTGCCGCGATCAACGTCAAGAACCTGGTCGACGTGCGTTCGCCCGACGAGTTCTCCGGCAAGATCCTGGCCCCCGCGCACCTCCCGCAGGAGCAGAGCCAGCGGCCCGGACACATCCCCGGAGCCATCAACGTTCCGTGGAGCAAGGCCGCCAACGAGGACGGCACCTTCAAGTCCGACGAGGAACTCGCGGCGCTGTACGCCGCGGCGGGCCTGGACGGCGAGAAGGAAACCATCGCCTACTGCCGGATCGGTGAGCGCTCGTCGCACACCTGGTTTGTGCTGCAGGAACTGCTGGGACACCAGAACGTCAAGAACTACGACGGCAGTTGGACGGAATACGGCTCCCTCGTGGGCGCCCCGATCGAGTTGGGAAGTTGA
- a CDS encoding Ms5788A family Cys-rich leader peptide, producing the protein MSARIELVLTKRRAVDLCRVAGCCCCCCCC; encoded by the coding sequence GTGTCCGCCCGCATTGAGCTTGTGCTCACCAAGCGCCGCGCAGTCGATCTGTGCCGCGTCGCGGGTTGCTGCTGTTGTTGTTGCTGCTGCTGA
- a CDS encoding winged helix-turn-helix transcriptional regulator: MLDLLLLTLDSHPESVLPSLSLLAHNVRTAPTEVSSLLEAGNADVAIVDARVDLAAARGLCRLLGTTGTSVPVVAVLNEGGLVAVTHEWGLDEILLPGTGPAEIDARLRLLVGRRGGAASQENVGKISLGELVIDEGTYTARLRGRPLDLTYKEFELLKYLAQHAGRVFTRAQLLQEVWGYDFFGGTRTVDVHVRRLRAKLGPEYESLIGTVRNVGYKAVRPSRGRGPAVGHTADDSDDDDDDYSPPVAKGPLADRLPSQ; this comes from the coding sequence CTGTTGGATCTGCTGCTACTCACCCTCGACTCGCATCCGGAGTCTGTCCTGCCTTCCCTGTCGCTGCTGGCACATAACGTGCGGACAGCGCCGACCGAGGTGTCCTCCCTGCTGGAGGCGGGCAACGCCGACGTGGCGATCGTCGATGCGCGGGTGGATCTGGCCGCCGCCCGCGGCTTGTGTCGGTTGTTGGGCACCACCGGGACGTCGGTGCCGGTCGTCGCGGTGCTCAACGAAGGCGGACTCGTCGCCGTGACCCACGAGTGGGGTCTCGACGAGATCCTGTTGCCGGGTACCGGCCCGGCCGAGATCGACGCGAGGCTGCGGCTGCTGGTGGGGCGCCGTGGTGGCGCGGCCAGCCAGGAGAACGTCGGCAAGATCTCGCTCGGTGAGCTGGTCATCGACGAGGGCACCTACACCGCGCGGCTGCGCGGCCGGCCGCTCGACCTCACCTACAAGGAGTTCGAGCTGCTGAAGTACCTCGCGCAGCACGCGGGCCGGGTGTTCACCCGCGCCCAGCTGCTGCAGGAGGTGTGGGGATACGACTTCTTCGGCGGCACCCGCACCGTCGACGTGCATGTGCGGCGACTGCGCGCCAAGCTGGGGCCGGAGTACGAATCGCTGATCGGAACCGTGCGCAACGTGGGCTACAAGGCGGTCCGCCCGTCCCGCGGGCGCGGCCCCGCCGTCGGGCATACGGCCGACGACAGCGACGACGATGACGACGACTACTCGCCGCCGGTCGCCAAGGGCCCGCTGGCCGATCGGCTGCCCAGCCAGTGA
- the pstB gene encoding phosphate ABC transporter ATP-binding protein PstB has product MAKRLDLKDVNIYYGSFHAVADVALSVQPRSVTAFIGPSGCGKSTVLRTLNRMHEVIPGARVEGSVLLDGEDIYGAGVDPVGVRKTIGMVFQRPNPFPTMSIRDNVVAGLKLQGVRNKKTLDEVAERSLKGANLWNEVKDRLDKPGGGLSGGQQQRLCIARAIAVQPDVLLMDEPCSALDPISTLAIEDLISTLKLDYTIVIVTHNMQQAARVSDQTAFFNLEATGKPGRLIEIDDTEKIFSNPSKKATEDYISGRFG; this is encoded by the coding sequence ATGGCCAAACGGCTTGATCTCAAAGACGTCAACATCTATTACGGCTCCTTCCACGCGGTCGCCGACGTCGCGCTGTCGGTGCAGCCGCGCAGTGTCACCGCGTTCATCGGCCCGTCCGGCTGCGGCAAGTCGACCGTGCTGCGCACTCTGAACCGCATGCACGAGGTCATCCCCGGCGCCCGCGTCGAGGGCTCGGTGCTGCTCGACGGCGAGGACATCTACGGTGCCGGTGTCGACCCGGTCGGCGTGCGCAAGACCATCGGTATGGTGTTCCAGCGGCCGAATCCGTTCCCTACCATGTCGATTCGCGACAACGTGGTGGCGGGCCTGAAGCTTCAGGGCGTGCGCAACAAGAAGACCCTGGACGAGGTCGCCGAGCGCTCGCTCAAGGGTGCGAACCTGTGGAACGAGGTCAAGGACCGGCTGGACAAACCCGGCGGTGGCCTCTCGGGCGGTCAGCAGCAGCGGTTGTGCATCGCGAGAGCCATTGCGGTGCAACCCGATGTGTTGCTGATGGACGAGCCGTGCTCGGCACTCGACCCGATCTCGACGCTGGCCATCGAGGACCTGATCTCGACGCTGAAGCTCGACTACACGATCGTCATCGTCACGCACAACATGCAGCAGGCCGCCCGCGTGAGTGATCAGACGGCGTTCTTCAATCTCGAGGCCACCGGCAAACCGGGCAGGCTCATCGAGATCGATGACACCGAGAAGATCTTCTCCAACCCGAGCAAGAAGGCCACGGAGGATTACATCTCCGGCCGTTTCGGCTGA
- the pstC gene encoding phosphate ABC transporter permease subunit PstC, with protein MTDRGPDGTTVTTPDPADSGSGEAIAAPAPKPEPISTDPSRGAAKVRLGDRIFRGLAEGSGILIVALIAAIGVFLLWRAIPALARNQENFFLYGGNWVTTNTSAMHFGILDLLQVTVFVSVFSLILAMPVALGIAIFLTQYAPKRLSSPLAYMVDLLAAVPSIVYGVWGLYVLAPVLKPLAVWLNENLSWLFLFKTGNVSLAGGGTIFTAGIVLAVMILPIITAVTREVFVQTPRGQIEAALALGATRWEVVRTTVLPFGMSGYISGAMLGLGRALGETIALLIILRGTQTAFGWSLFDGGYTFASKIAATASEFNDQYKAGAYIAAGLVLFILTFVVNSLARAVVAGKAAR; from the coding sequence ATGACCGACAGGGGCCCGGACGGGACAACCGTGACAACACCTGATCCTGCCGACTCAGGGTCGGGCGAGGCCATCGCCGCGCCCGCCCCGAAGCCGGAACCCATCTCCACCGACCCGTCGCGCGGGGCGGCGAAAGTACGGCTGGGCGACCGCATTTTCCGCGGCCTGGCCGAAGGCTCGGGCATCCTGATCGTCGCGCTCATCGCGGCGATCGGGGTGTTCCTGCTCTGGCGGGCCATCCCAGCGCTGGCCCGCAACCAAGAGAACTTTTTCCTCTACGGCGGTAACTGGGTCACCACCAACACGTCGGCGATGCACTTCGGCATCCTCGACCTGCTCCAGGTGACCGTGTTCGTGTCGGTGTTCTCACTGATCCTGGCGATGCCCGTCGCACTGGGCATCGCGATCTTCCTCACCCAGTACGCCCCCAAGCGGCTGTCCAGCCCGCTGGCGTACATGGTCGACCTGCTCGCGGCGGTGCCGTCGATCGTCTATGGCGTCTGGGGTCTGTATGTCCTGGCCCCGGTGCTCAAGCCACTGGCGGTGTGGCTCAACGAGAATCTGTCGTGGCTCTTCCTGTTCAAGACAGGCAATGTGTCGCTGGCCGGCGGCGGAACTATTTTCACCGCGGGCATCGTGCTGGCGGTGATGATCCTGCCGATCATCACCGCGGTGACGCGTGAAGTGTTCGTCCAGACGCCCCGTGGGCAGATCGAGGCCGCATTGGCCCTCGGTGCGACCCGCTGGGAGGTCGTGCGCACCACCGTGCTGCCGTTCGGGATGTCGGGTTACATCAGCGGTGCGATGCTCGGCCTGGGTCGCGCGCTCGGCGAGACCATCGCCCTGCTGATCATCCTGCGCGGCACCCAGACGGCGTTCGGTTGGTCGCTGTTCGACGGCGGCTATACCTTCGCCAGCAAGATCGCCGCCACTGCAAGCGAATTCAACGACCAGTACAAGGCGGGCGCCTACATTGCGGCCGGCCTGGTGCTGTTCATCCTCACGTTCGTGGTCAACTCACTGGCGCGCGCCGTCGTCGCCGGAAAGGCTGCGCGATGA
- a CDS encoding MarR family winged helix-turn-helix transcriptional regulator: MKTKLALVDDITTLIGVVGDRFDDGDDGDAERDFMVDRCPARLERALRDLPTLSLHLLADIADGPVSVVGLAARSGRLKGTVSKHVQRLVAAGLVTREAIPGNRKEIELSLTADGELVVGVHRQMHTEMDSGWRDFLLRYSSAELQVITKVLGDLAAARKVGVRLVPD; encoded by the coding sequence GTGAAAACCAAGCTCGCGCTGGTCGACGACATCACCACGCTGATCGGCGTGGTCGGTGACAGGTTCGACGATGGCGACGACGGCGACGCCGAACGGGATTTCATGGTCGACCGGTGCCCGGCCCGGCTGGAGCGGGCGCTGCGCGATCTGCCCACGCTGAGCTTGCACCTGCTGGCAGACATCGCCGACGGGCCCGTCAGCGTGGTCGGATTGGCCGCGCGGTCGGGCAGGCTCAAAGGCACGGTGTCCAAACACGTTCAGCGCCTGGTGGCCGCCGGGTTGGTGACGCGGGAGGCAATTCCCGGTAACCGCAAGGAGATCGAGCTCAGCCTCACCGCCGACGGCGAGCTCGTCGTCGGTGTGCACCGGCAGATGCACACCGAGATGGACTCCGGCTGGCGCGATTTCCTGCTGCGCTACAGCAGCGCGGAACTGCAGGTGATCACCAAGGTGCTCGGCGATCTGGCGGCCGCCCGTAAGGTCGGCGTGCGGCTGGTGCCGGACTAG